Proteins found in one Crassostrea angulata isolate pt1a10 chromosome 3, ASM2561291v2, whole genome shotgun sequence genomic segment:
- the LOC128177925 gene encoding uncharacterized protein LOC128177925, whose protein sequence is MAGLSSKWLDDSHLSFLLADNLVNAIGDPDLQRMRRHIMDVMDRLDHCNDQMELIRAGGCAEGFRIRGSDVDHMIVDKLTKVVAEIPKNFGSFMTVVRMKKTPDEPPGYVKLIVLTPLTPLVHIRESMQKIRGDYYLSSEAFMKWFQRQNPVGDLHGPCVLERTEDGDHDRSFCLQYKDWPVFANEWIERKRSYEWPSNELKIKIKTLGCHLMAIGSKKLNTNFHSVDTVNSVWIGDPLQWRISFSLAEKHLVYSFNNTQFLTYGIFKLLNQEVFSQDSIIKNCICSYFLKTVLFWTVEETPSDCWKPERLVYCVDICFQKLIEWTKNGFCPNYFIRDNNMFLGKVQECELGYISSKLNDLHKKGWRCLLSCPSLFVLKKALEDARKMTTPFSLPIFNPEEDFRCLKTSLRDADNTHVEANIDYVLFGEILSKKPQFPTVQVLEFELRKSISLEIQENLDPLDLDILRLRRYQTLYDLALVYLNISMTKHTTRSKYAFIRKAFCYLHLVRFSDISRGNLTLATAYYCIGRFESALEYIKDYDDINGEGLGRVYIPFGSGNVYNDPNYHKHFCGRGLSIMEKMSLAVSYDFVVHRSMPLIPIEIALEVTMMRRAQSRLVIPLELYSVFLKILCHTYLRNLKLVEHLATVLENTLQRTPNAEKYLKYIMLAVTSVKLGKYEKAMRYYCLAHIYKRRLVIYYPDRPEWQSRTSVLFYIAQMLRNLMPV, encoded by the exons ATGGctg GACTCTCATCAAAGTGGCTAGATGATTCGCACTTGTCTTTTCTGCTAGCGGATAATTTAGTAAATGCAATTGGGGATCCAGATTTGCAAAGAATGCGAAGACACATTATGGATGTTATGGATCGACTGGATCATTGCAATGACCAAATGGAATTAATAAGAGCTGGCGGTTGCGCGGAAGGATTCCGAATAAGAGGATCAGATGTAGATCATATGATTGTAGATAAACTCACCAAAGTCGTAGCTGAAATTCCAAAGAATTTTGGAAGTTTTATGACCGTCGTCAGAATGAAGAAAACCCCTGACGAACCACCTGGCTATGTTAAACTTATTGTATTAACTCCTCTTACGCCTTTAGTACACATAAGAGAATCGATGCAAAAGATCAGGGGCGACTATTATTTGTCTAGCGAAGCTTTTATGAAATGGTTCCAGAGGCAAAATCCTGTTGGAGATCTTCACGGACCCTGTGTATTGGAAAGAACTGAAGATGGAGATCATGACAGGTCGTTTTGTCTGCAATACAAAGACTGGCCTGTATTTGCCAATGAATGGATTGAAAGAAAAAGGTCATATGAATGGCCTTCCAatgaacttaaaataaaaataaaaacattaggGTGTCATTTAATGGCGATTGGATCAAAAAAGCTTAATACAAATTTCCATTCAGTTGATACTGTGAACTCTGTATGGATTGGAGATCCTCTTCAGTGGAGAATATCTTTTTCCCTCGCAGAGAAACATCTTGTTTACTCCTTCAATAACACTCAGTTTTTGACGTATGGaattttcaaacttttgaaTCAAGAGGTATTTTCGCAAGATTCCATTATCAAGAACTGTATATGTTCTTACTTTCTTAAAACAGTGCTATTTTGGACAGTTGAAGAGACGCCATCCGATTGTTGGAAGCCAGAGCGTTTGGTTTATTGTGTCGACATATgctttcaaaaactaattgaaTGGACCAAGAACGGATTTTGCCCAAATTACTTTATTAGGGATAACAACATGTTCTTGGGAAAGGTACAAGAGTGTGAACTAGGGTATATATCCAGTAAACTTAATGATTTACATAAGAAGGGATGGAGATGCTTGTTAAGCTGCCCTTCCTTATTTGTCTTAAAAAAGGCCTTAGAAGATGCTAGGAAAATGACAACACCTTTTTCGTTACCTATCTTTAATCCGGAGGAGGATTTTAGATGTTTAAAAACTTCACTAAGAGATGCTGATAATACACATGTAGAAGCAAACATAGATTATGTCTTGTTTGGCGAAATACTTTCCAAAAAACCACAATTTCCAACGGTACAAGTGCTGGAGTTTGAACTTAGAAAATCGATCTCATTGGAAATTCAAGAAAACCTCGATCCTTTGGACCTAGACATTTTAAGATTGCGTCGATACCAAACCTTATATGATCTTGCTCTCGTGTATCTCAACATTTCTATGACAAAACACACTACACGGAGTAAGTATGCATTTATACGAAAAGCATTTTGCTACTTGCACCTTGTTCGATTTTCAGATATAAGCAGGGGCAATCTTACACTTGCAACCGCTTACTACTGTATAGGGAGGTTTGAATCGGCTCTTGAGTACATAAAGGACTATGATGATATTAATGGAGAAGGCCTTGGCCGTGTCTATATTCCTTTTGGTTCTGGTAATGTTTACAATGATCCCAACTATCATAAACACTTTTGTGGACGTGGATTGAGCATCATGGAAAAAATGTCGTTGGCGGTATCTTACGACTTTGTAGTCCATCGATCAATGCCTCTTATTCCAATAGAGATTGCTCTTGAAGTAACAATGATGAGAAGGGCGCAATCACGCCTTGTAATTCCACTTGAACTGTACTCGGTGTTCCTGAAAATTCTGTGTCATACTTACTTGAGAAATCTTAAACTGGTTGAGCATTTAGCAACAGTCCTAGAAAACACTTTGCAACGCACACCGAATGCAGAAAAGtatctaaaatatataatgcttgcTGTTACTTCGGTGAAATTAGGAAAGTACGAAAAAGCTATGCGATATTATTGTTTAGCCCATATCTACAAAAGAAGACTAGTCATTTACTATCCTGACCGTCCAGAATGGCAAAGTAGAACATCGGTGTTATTTTACATTGCTCAAATGCTTCGAAATTTGATGCCAGTTTGA